From Ascaphus truei isolate aAscTru1 chromosome 20, aAscTru1.hap1, whole genome shotgun sequence, one genomic window encodes:
- the LOC142471070 gene encoding extracellular calcium-sensing receptor-like, with the protein MWHLVLFYLTPASRSDSLGCKLQGLDLTGVYEHGDVLIGAVFPFHVDIEYLKTFFTETPPQGACKFFFSEVFQHFQAMRFTMEEINRRLDLLPNITLGFQICDSCGVLQGELDGTLKILTGQNQGIPNFSCRENQPLAAIIGHSTSTYSILMAHILGLYRNPQISIYSTSSLLSDRTQFPSFFRTAPSDVFQSQGLAQLVLHFGWTWVGLIGLGDDYGEQGIQVIKQEILKAGACVAFTEFILLSRLDKNTPHLARVIRESTATAVVIFSMDVEMVQLLDEILRQNITGKIFVASEAWSISNVLSMDKYSTILSGSLGFAFHSTTIKGFRRYLNRIHPFNTPGETWTKKFWEKAFRCKFLDQRTLTGSWDTTAKLCTGNEDLESIQNSYNDVSSIRGSYNIYTAIYIIVTALHDLQTCQEGRGPFYNGSCTDIQNFKPWQLLHYIQNVRVRLSSGREVFFDRNGDLPAVYDIVNWQLGADGMMRQVKVGSYDTAASDGNTFSINASAVMWASGRRQVCSVKALSVPHSVCSQSCLPGFRKVLRRGEPVCCFQCVACPQGEISTQTDSDECSMCPWDMWPSLQKDKCLPKTIEFLSYEEPLGATLTAISLFSSMMPVSILRLFNHYKNTPIVRANNYTLSCLLLVSLSLCFFCALAFIGFPQPEKCLLRQAAFGMVFALCVSCILAKTIMVVLAFMATKPGTSLRKWTSPKVSYMIIVPCSFLQFLVCISWLVLSPPFPENNIQSQPGVIIAECNDGSPTAFWCMLGYLGLLATISFTFAFLARQLPDSFNEAKFITFSMLAFLSVWVSYIPASLSARGKYTVAMEVFAILSSSWALVVCMFVPKCFIILFRPKMNSRERLMRKAKVSR; encoded by the exons ATGTGGCACCTCGTTCTTTTCTACCTCACTCCTGCCTCTCGTTCTGACAGCCTGGGGTGCAAACTCCAGGGCTTGGACCTCACTGGGGTCTACGAGCATGGAGATGTCTTAATAGGGGCGGTGTTTCCCTTCCATGTTGACATAGAGTACCTGAAAACCTTTTTCACGGAGACCCCCCCACAGGGAGCCTGTAAATT CTTCTTTTCTGAAGTCTTCCAGCACTTCCAGGCCATGAGGTTCACCATGGAGGAGATCAACAGAAGACTGGACCTCCTCCCAAACATCACCCTGGGCTTTCAAATCTGCGACTCTTGTGGAGTACTACAGGGGGAGCTGGATGGGACCCTGAAGATTCTAACAGGTCAGAACCAGGGTATCCCCAATTTCTCTTGCCGGGAGAATCAACCTCTGGCTGCCATCATTGGACACTCAACCTCCACCTACTCCATTCTCATGGCTCATATCCTGGGTTTGTACAGAAACCCACAG ATCAGTATCTACTCAACCAGTTCCCTCCTGAGTGACCGGACACAGTTCCCTTCCTTCTTCAGGACTGCTCCCAGCGATGTCTTCCAGTCCCAAGGACTGGCCCAGCTGGTGTTGCATTTTGGTTGGACGTGGGTTGGGTTAATAGGTTTGGGAGATGACTATGGGGAGCAGGGCATTCAGGTGATAAAGCAAGAGATCCTGAAGGCCGGAGCTTGTGTGGCCTTCACAGAATTCATCCTGCTCAGCCGTCTGGATAAGAATACCCCCCACCTCGCTAGGGTCATCAGAGAGTCAACAGCCACAGCTGTGGTGATCTTCTCAATGGATGTTGAAATGGTGCAACTACTGGATGAGATCCTGAGGCAGAACATAACCGGGAAGATCTTCGTGGCCAGTGAAGCTTGGTCCATCTCAAACGTATTATCAATGGACAAGTACTCCACAATCCTCTCTGGCTCTCTGGGTTTTGCCTTCCACAGCACAACAATTAAAGGGTTTAGAAGGTATTTAAACAGAATCCATCCCTTCAACACCCCGGGGGAAACCTGGACCAAGAAGTTCTGGGAAAAAGCTTTTAGATGCAAATTCTTGGACCAGAGAACACTCACTGGTTCGTGGGATACTACTGCAAAGTTGTGTACTGGAAATGAGGATCTAGAGAGTATCCAGAACAGTTACAATGATGTGTCCAGCATAAGAGGTTCCTACAACATCTATACAGCGATCTATATCATAGTCACAGCTCTGCATGATCTGCAAACATGCCAGGAGGGGAGAGGACCATTTTATAATGGAAGTTGTACAGATATTCAGAACTTCAAACCATGGCAG ctgttACACTACATCCAGAACGTACGTGTGAGGCTGAGCAGTGGGAGAGAGGTCTTCTTTGATAGGAATGGGGACCTGCCCGCGGTGTACGATATTGTGAACTGGCAGCTGGGTGCAGATGGCATGATGAGGCAGGTCAAGGTGGGAAGCTACGATACAGCGGCCTCAGATGGAAACACTTTTAGTATCAATGCAAGTGCCGTGATGTGGGCATCAGGGAGAAGACAGGTATGCAGTGTGAAGGCTTTGAGC GTTCCTCACTCCGTCTGCAGTCAGAGCTGCCTCCCTGGTTTTAGGAAGGTGTTGAGAAGAGGGGAGCCTGTCTGTTGCTTCCAATGTGTCGCCTGTCCCCAAGGAGAGATCTCCACCCAGACAG ACTCGGATGAATGCTCCATGTGCCCGTGGGATATGTGGCCAAGTCTCCAGAAAGACAAGTGCCTCCCAAAGACCATTGAGTTCCTCTCGTATGAAGAGCCCTTGGGTGCCACCTTAACTGCTATCAGTCTCTTTTCCTCCATGATGCCAGTTTCCATCCTCAGACTTTTTAACCATTATAAGAATACTCCCATTGTCAGAGCAAACAACTACACCCTCAGTTGTCTTCTTCtcgtgtctctgtccctctgcttcTTCTGTGCTTTGGCTTTCATTGGTTTCCCCCAACCTGAGAAGTGTCTTCTGCGCCAGGCTGCTTTTGGCATGGTTTTTGccctctgtgtctcatgtatCTTGGCCAAAACCATTATGGTGGTCCTCGCCTTCATGGCAACCAAACCGGGGACCAGTCTGAGGAAGTGGACCAGCCCTAAGGTGTCCTACATGATAATTGTCCCCTGTTCATTCTTACAATTTCTCGTGTGCATCTCTTGGCtggtcctctctcctcccttcccagaAAACAACATCCAAAGCCAACCTGGGGTCATCATTGCCGAATGTAACGATGGCTCCCCCACAGCCTTCTGGTGCATGCTGGGATATCTTGGCCTCCTGGCCACCATCAGCTTCACCTTTGCATTCCTGGCCAGACAGCTCCCCGACAGCTTCAACGAGGCCAAGTTCATCACCTTCAGCATGCTGGCCTTCCTCAGTGTCTGGGTATCCTATATCCCGGCCTCCCTCAGCGCACGCGGCAAGTACACCGTGGCCATGGAGGTCTTCGCCATCCTGTCCTCCAGCTGGGCTCTGGTGGTCTGCATGTTTGTGCCCAAATGTTTCATCATATTGTTCCGACCCAAAATGAACTCGAGAGAACGTCTCATGAGGAAAGCTAAAGTTTCAAGATAA